In the genome of Cryptomeria japonica chromosome 8, Sugi_1.0, whole genome shotgun sequence, one region contains:
- the LOC131857996 gene encoding early light-induced protein 1, chloroplastic-like encodes MAAMASMMMKAPAALNCGAVKRNSHISRLPNSSLQVKCMAAKDPKETSTKVSTKFGDLFAFSGPAPEIINGRAAMLGFVSAIAVEVASGRDLLSQLNSGGLSWFALTAGLMTVGTLVPLFNGISRESTSKPIFSSTAEMWNGRFAMLGLLALAFTEYVKGGPLV; translated from the exons ATGGCGGCCATggcttcaatgatgatgaaagcaCCCGCAGCACTTAACTGCGGGGCAGTCAAAAGGAATAGTCATATCAGTAGATTGCCCAACAGTAGCCTCCAAGTCAAGTGCATGGCTGCAAAG GATCCAAAGGAAACGTCTACCAAG GTGAGCACGAAATTTGGCGACCTGTTTGCGTTCTCAGGGCCTGCGCCGGAGATCATCAATGGAAGGGCGGCTATGTTGGGGTTCGTGTCGGCCATTGCAGTGGAGGTGGCCAGCGGAAGAGATTTGCTGTCGCAATTGAATAGTGGAGGACTGTCATGGTTTGCGTTAACTGCAGGATTAATGACGGTGGGGACACTGGTGCCCCTGTTCAATGGAATATCGAGGGAGAGCACGTCGAAGCCAATATTTTCATCCACAGCAGAAATGTGGAATGGGCGCTTTGCTATGCTCGGCCTCCTCGCATTGGCTTTCACTGAATACGTCAAGGGTGGACCGCTTGTATAA